A single window of Rubripirellula lacrimiformis DNA harbors:
- a CDS encoding DUF1559 domain-containing protein yields the protein MRQFNRQGFTLVELLVVIAIIGVLVGLLLPAVQAAREAARRMSCQNNMKQIVLACHNYESATQQLPAAWSQPAMTGDGWSTQARLLPYIEALALSTAVDFAAGYGAATLHIDGQDVPVSSFRVPTYQCPSDVNDRPRPGDNGPEHYPLSYAYNAGVWFVYDANNNRVGDGMFTAQRGRRFRDCLDGLSNTLAFSEVKSWTPYYRDAATAGNIDTPVVETDICALAGSFKTDTGHTEWVDGRVHQSGFTTTFTPNTKVICTESGIEYDLDFTNFREGKSSGSPIPRTYAAVTSRSYHQGGVITSLMDGSVRMVNDSIDRELWQHLSTRAGHEVAILPN from the coding sequence ATGCGTCAATTCAATCGCCAAGGTTTCACTTTGGTCGAACTTCTGGTCGTGATCGCGATCATCGGCGTGCTGGTGGGGCTGTTGTTGCCAGCGGTTCAGGCAGCCCGCGAGGCGGCTCGGCGGATGAGTTGCCAGAACAATATGAAACAGATCGTATTGGCCTGTCACAACTACGAATCTGCCACCCAGCAATTGCCCGCGGCTTGGAGCCAACCGGCGATGACGGGTGACGGATGGTCGACACAGGCGCGGTTGCTGCCATACATCGAAGCCCTGGCACTATCGACGGCTGTCGACTTCGCTGCCGGATACGGCGCCGCAACGCTTCACATCGACGGCCAGGACGTACCGGTTTCCAGCTTCCGCGTCCCCACCTACCAGTGCCCCAGCGACGTCAATGACCGACCACGGCCGGGCGACAACGGGCCGGAACACTACCCCCTTAGCTACGCCTACAACGCAGGTGTTTGGTTCGTTTACGATGCCAACAACAACCGGGTAGGCGATGGGATGTTCACGGCCCAACGAGGACGACGGTTCCGGGATTGCTTGGACGGTCTGAGCAACACGCTAGCGTTTTCGGAAGTCAAATCGTGGACTCCGTACTACCGCGACGCCGCGACAGCCGGCAACATCGACACCCCGGTGGTTGAAACCGACATCTGCGCATTGGCGGGTTCATTCAAGACCGATACAGGGCACACCGAATGGGTCGACGGCCGCGTTCACCAGAGCGGATTCACGACCACGTTCACACCCAACACCAAGGTCATTTGCACCGAATCGGGCATTGAATATGACCTTGATTTCACCAATTTTCGCGAAGGCAAGTCATCCGGTTCGCCGATCCCGCGAACCTACGCAGCGGTGACTTCGCGAAGCTATCACCAAGGCGGCGTCATCACGTCGCTGATGGACGGTTCGGTACGAATGGTGAACGATTCGATCGATCGCGAACTCTGGCAACACCTGTCCACCCGTGCGGGTCACGAAGTCGCCATCCTTCCAAACTGA
- a CDS encoding NUDIX hydrolase yields MTDLPIEDSYRFCPRCGHAHDSVGQIPFHCESCQMTLYLGPVAAVGGLIVNDSGELLLVRRARNPGLGQWGLPGGFVDRNESVEEALRREVHEETKLTLRETQYLMSRPNQYCYGGVTAPVIDVFFQCRPGSLDSFALDDDELDHHLWVRPTRDHLDNMAFESNRLAVEAWLKSSAAGL; encoded by the coding sequence ATGACCGACCTCCCGATCGAAGATTCCTATCGATTCTGCCCTCGGTGTGGTCACGCCCACGATTCGGTTGGCCAGATTCCATTCCACTGCGAATCATGCCAGATGACCCTCTATCTAGGCCCGGTGGCGGCCGTCGGTGGGTTGATCGTGAACGATTCGGGCGAACTGCTGCTGGTTCGCCGAGCTCGTAACCCTGGGCTCGGCCAATGGGGTTTGCCGGGCGGATTCGTGGACCGAAACGAATCGGTCGAAGAGGCGCTGCGGCGCGAGGTTCACGAAGAAACCAAACTGACTCTCCGCGAGACTCAGTATCTGATGTCGCGACCGAACCAGTACTGCTACGGCGGTGTGACGGCCCCCGTGATCGATGTCTTTTTCCAGTGCCGGCCGGGATCCCTGGATTCGTTTGCACTGGATGATGATGAACTCGATCACCATCTGTGGGTGCGGCCAACGCGTGATCATCTGGACAACATGGCGTTCGAATCGAACCGGCTGGCAGTCGAAGCCTGGCTGAAATCCTCGGCCGCCGGGCTGTAG
- a CDS encoding DEAD/DEAH box helicase, producing the protein MLSRICSNEFLSGDRARGSRQSLRNRIDITEIGSLGALAVTEGSAGEEYILGVDFQKIDDGQLGVSCDCLRFQGGNPCKHLYALLSKLDHLYDAVPSGTSRLRFFDIDSTILDVGSKLDRRRPKKGLAKNPSKTTPAGRSQASDREAFRSRVMESILESMKKDGHVASRASAIADIPNTVTASTATQSSSGKSNAKSWKETLQRIGASIDDPLESTNWGIPSKVFEQDLVPKQHWFVWSLSERQSESSMIVQVMHSVRKKNGQWATPVSVSNSPPLVDPTIGKLDRAVLAALSPSENPSQSYGYRSYQARSHDRLKVDPASLEVSLRALAATGRFAWKLGHSKRFEDAQAILSVDTGPRWKLALVIRPNPAKANGLVVEPELVRGNDVLPISSVMLACDVGCGVIQLPGPVPATGQVSAGVVCLDPQETAAIRAWQSVGKVAVPGRSINTMLTELSATQGHLPLTIDPSIAVTETTGTPMPQCHLSQVEPGVARFYAELMVRYDDHSHSYDAPRRWWFDRKTKTLVHRNVQAESEQLAKVDAADFDVNLNDYESKLIVGRDRFLTVVERLRSDGWEVLADGVAIRLATDFNVSVNSGVDWFDLHADADFGGVSAALPELLAALRSGDRTILLDDGTLGMLPEAWLKRFASLVDSGNTVDGAVRFGRSQAMLLDAMLETQGDVSADRSFTDFVGKLKSFDGVKSALPPKSFTGTLRHYQEVGLGWFQFLEEFGFGGCLADDMGLGKTIQVLALFEHRRLRNLPKKIARKPSIVVVPKSLVFNWIQEAKQFTPGLRVINHTGVDRQQEPQSLLESDLIVTTYGTLRNDAPWLNEVEFDYAVLDEAQAIKNPSSLSAKAARLLKADHRLAMTGTPVENHLGDLWSLFDFLNPGMLGKAPKTVQLDDEQDRLRIEQVSRSLRPFILRRTKKQVLTELPEKSEQTLACEMSKPQAKLYDEIREHYRLHLSKKVAELGIKRSKIHVLEALLRLRQVACDPRLVDPTSKVSGAKIDSLFQQLEEITSEGHKVLVFSQFTKLLGLIRNEVQQRGWDHEYLDGKTRRRDKCVQRFQDDDDCKLFLISLKAGGNGLNLTAADYVFILDPWWNPAVEAQAIDRAHRMGQTKPVMAYRMICTGTVEDKIMELQKSKRDLADAIISQDKSLISGLTADDLQALLA; encoded by the coding sequence ATGCTTTCTCGAATCTGTTCCAATGAATTTCTAAGCGGCGACCGCGCTCGTGGTTCGCGTCAGTCGCTTCGAAATCGAATCGACATCACCGAAATTGGTAGCTTGGGAGCGTTAGCTGTTACCGAAGGGTCTGCCGGTGAAGAATATATCCTGGGTGTCGATTTCCAAAAAATCGACGATGGCCAGTTAGGTGTTTCCTGTGATTGTCTGCGTTTCCAAGGTGGAAATCCGTGCAAGCATCTGTATGCATTGCTGAGCAAACTGGACCATCTTTACGACGCCGTTCCCAGCGGCACCAGCCGGCTTCGGTTCTTCGATATCGATTCGACGATATTGGACGTCGGTAGCAAACTCGATCGACGCCGCCCGAAAAAGGGGCTGGCCAAAAATCCGAGCAAGACGACGCCCGCTGGCCGTTCGCAAGCAAGCGATCGTGAAGCCTTCCGCAGTCGAGTGATGGAATCGATCCTTGAATCGATGAAGAAAGATGGTCACGTTGCTTCGAGGGCAAGCGCCATCGCAGACATTCCAAACACAGTCACCGCTTCGACTGCGACACAATCATCGTCCGGCAAATCGAATGCAAAGTCCTGGAAGGAAACTTTGCAACGTATCGGTGCTTCGATAGACGATCCATTGGAGTCCACGAATTGGGGGATTCCATCCAAGGTATTCGAGCAAGACCTGGTTCCAAAGCAGCACTGGTTCGTTTGGTCTTTGTCGGAACGACAAAGCGAATCATCGATGATCGTCCAAGTGATGCACAGCGTGCGAAAGAAAAACGGCCAGTGGGCGACTCCGGTGTCGGTCTCCAATTCACCCCCGTTGGTGGATCCGACGATTGGGAAGTTGGATCGAGCGGTGTTGGCAGCCTTGTCGCCATCCGAAAATCCCTCGCAATCCTATGGTTACCGAAGCTACCAAGCGAGATCGCATGACCGCTTGAAGGTGGATCCAGCGTCGTTGGAAGTCTCTTTGCGTGCGTTGGCGGCCACCGGACGGTTCGCGTGGAAACTAGGCCATTCGAAACGATTCGAAGATGCCCAAGCGATCCTCAGCGTCGACACGGGGCCGCGATGGAAACTCGCATTGGTGATCCGGCCCAATCCCGCCAAAGCAAATGGTTTGGTTGTCGAACCGGAATTGGTTCGTGGCAATGATGTGCTGCCGATATCGTCCGTGATGCTGGCCTGTGACGTTGGCTGCGGTGTGATTCAATTGCCGGGGCCGGTGCCAGCAACAGGCCAGGTTTCCGCCGGCGTCGTTTGCTTGGATCCGCAGGAAACCGCTGCCATCCGTGCCTGGCAATCGGTTGGCAAGGTCGCTGTTCCGGGGCGTAGCATCAACACAATGCTGACGGAACTTTCGGCCACACAGGGTCACTTGCCGTTGACAATCGACCCGTCGATCGCAGTGACGGAAACGACCGGAACGCCGATGCCGCAATGTCACCTCAGTCAGGTCGAGCCGGGGGTTGCTCGTTTTTATGCTGAACTGATGGTGCGTTACGACGACCATTCTCACTCCTATGACGCTCCACGTCGCTGGTGGTTTGACCGTAAAACGAAGACCTTGGTGCACCGCAACGTGCAGGCCGAGTCCGAGCAACTGGCAAAAGTTGATGCCGCGGACTTTGATGTGAACTTGAACGATTACGAATCGAAGCTGATTGTCGGCCGTGATCGTTTTTTGACCGTGGTCGAACGACTTCGATCCGACGGTTGGGAGGTTTTGGCGGACGGTGTGGCGATCCGGTTGGCGACCGATTTCAATGTGTCCGTCAATTCCGGAGTGGATTGGTTCGATCTACACGCCGATGCGGACTTCGGCGGTGTGTCGGCCGCGTTGCCAGAACTGTTGGCCGCACTGCGCAGCGGCGATCGCACTATCCTGTTGGATGATGGTACGTTGGGGATGCTGCCCGAAGCCTGGCTGAAACGCTTTGCCAGCTTGGTGGACAGTGGCAACACCGTCGACGGGGCCGTTCGGTTCGGACGCAGCCAAGCGATGTTGCTGGACGCGATGTTGGAAACGCAAGGAGACGTTTCCGCCGATCGATCCTTTACCGACTTTGTTGGCAAGCTAAAATCGTTCGATGGCGTCAAGTCGGCACTGCCCCCGAAATCCTTCACCGGGACTCTGCGGCACTATCAAGAGGTGGGGCTGGGGTGGTTCCAGTTTCTGGAAGAATTCGGATTCGGTGGCTGCCTTGCGGATGACATGGGGTTGGGCAAGACGATCCAGGTGCTGGCATTGTTCGAACACCGGCGGCTCCGGAACTTGCCGAAGAAAATCGCTCGCAAGCCATCCATTGTCGTTGTCCCCAAAAGCTTGGTGTTCAATTGGATCCAAGAAGCGAAACAGTTCACCCCCGGTTTGCGAGTCATCAATCACACCGGTGTTGATAGACAACAAGAACCGCAATCTTTGCTTGAAAGTGACTTGATTGTCACGACCTACGGAACGTTGCGGAACGACGCACCGTGGCTAAATGAAGTTGAATTTGACTACGCCGTGTTGGACGAAGCACAGGCCATCAAGAACCCCAGCAGTTTGTCGGCCAAGGCGGCGCGTTTGCTAAAAGCCGATCATCGTTTGGCCATGACGGGAACGCCCGTCGAAAACCACTTGGGTGACCTCTGGTCGTTGTTCGATTTTTTGAATCCGGGAATGCTGGGCAAAGCACCCAAAACGGTGCAGTTGGATGACGAACAAGATCGATTGCGTATCGAACAGGTCAGCCGATCGCTGCGGCCGTTCATCTTGCGGCGAACGAAAAAACAGGTGTTGACCGAGTTGCCGGAAAAGAGCGAGCAAACTCTGGCCTGTGAAATGAGCAAGCCGCAGGCGAAATTGTACGACGAAATTCGCGAACACTATCGTTTGCACCTGAGCAAGAAAGTTGCCGAGCTGGGGATCAAGCGATCCAAAATCCATGTATTGGAAGCGCTGTTGCGGCTGCGTCAGGTTGCTTGTGATCCGCGTCTGGTGGATCCGACCAGCAAGGTTTCCGGCGCCAAAATCGATTCGCTGTTCCAGCAGCTCGAAGAGATCACCAGCGAAGGACACAAGGTGCTGGTCTTTTCGCAGTTCACCAAGCTGCTGGGGTTGATCCGAAACGAAGTTCAACAACGCGGTTGGGATCATGAGTACCTGGATGGCAAGACGCGGCGACGCGACAAGTGCGTCCAACGATTCCAAGATGACGATGATTGCAAACTGTTTTTGATCAGTCTGAAAGCAGGCGGCAACGGCCTGAACCTGACCGCGGCGGACTACGTGTTTATCTTGGATCCGTGGTGGAATCCGGCGGTCGAAGCCCAAGCGATCGATCGCGCCCATCGGATGGGGCAAACCAAGCCGGTGATGGCTTATCGAATGATCTGCACGGGCACCGTCGAGGACAAGATCATGGAACTGCAGAAGTCAAAACGAGACTTGGCGGACGCCATCATTTCGCAGGACAAGAGCCTGATTAGCGGGCTGACGGCGGATGATTTACAGGCGTTGTTGGCTTAG
- a CDS encoding BamA/OMP85 family outer membrane protein has protein sequence MNDTENHPSTQIALRGQSSAGQPMNRPQHLQPTSVKADRMKDSNHSPMARSIGRLAIFGSLVWTAGCAQLQSVPSTQPGWATQSGWQTQATPGMTTASNTAASDIGGTDAALSMTPIPAFADNPGSAVAQTAYTPVGQTVAAKPVADERYTARQFPQNPSPPPTYNAPQYNTGQPYNPAAPNGAAPQYNAAPQYNAAPQYNAAPQYNAAPQYNGVPNANSLDGTGLADPYAPAMPYGTITQAVQGPRIREADLVINGFPARTGRIMLGGAVNSDAGVTGQVTIDERNFDIMRFPRSFSDLFSGTAFRGAGQTFRIEMAPGSDFKRYTAQFVDPNLFGYLPLSMSVSGFLYDRRFNDWDEERLGGRLAFGYRITPDLSISFGMTGQSVDLETNRTGPALLTQSVGENELYSGEVSLTHDTRNSPIQASQGHYFEFKFSEAFGDYDYARFETEFRQYWLVRERADGSGKQTLSYSTKVGYSGEETPIFENFFAGGYATIRGFDFRGAGPVDPVNGVELGGRFQWLNSVEYMFPITADDAFRGVAFVDFGTVEEKAKLDSDSFRVAPGLGLRVAIPMLGPAPLAFDFAYPVTKAETDDVRVFSFYMSLIR, from the coding sequence ATGAACGACACCGAGAACCATCCGTCGACGCAGATTGCTCTGCGAGGGCAGTCCTCCGCTGGGCAACCGATGAATCGACCGCAGCATCTCCAACCTACCTCCGTCAAAGCTGACCGCATGAAGGATTCCAACCACTCGCCCATGGCTCGTTCCATCGGCCGACTTGCGATCTTCGGATCGTTGGTGTGGACAGCCGGCTGCGCCCAGCTGCAAAGCGTTCCCTCGACCCAACCGGGTTGGGCCACGCAATCGGGTTGGCAAACCCAAGCGACGCCGGGCATGACCACGGCATCCAACACCGCAGCATCCGATATCGGGGGGACAGATGCGGCACTATCGATGACCCCGATTCCGGCTTTTGCTGACAATCCGGGCAGCGCAGTCGCCCAAACCGCCTACACACCAGTCGGCCAAACGGTCGCCGCCAAACCGGTCGCTGACGAACGCTATACGGCCCGCCAATTCCCGCAAAACCCGTCGCCACCCCCGACCTACAACGCGCCCCAATACAACACCGGACAACCGTACAACCCGGCTGCCCCCAATGGTGCGGCCCCCCAATACAACGCTGCACCCCAGTACAACGCTGCACCCCAATACAACGCTGCACCCCAATACAACGCAGCACCTCAGTACAATGGCGTCCCCAACGCAAACTCGTTGGACGGCACCGGATTGGCAGACCCCTACGCCCCGGCGATGCCCTACGGCACGATCACGCAAGCGGTCCAGGGTCCCCGGATCCGCGAAGCCGACTTGGTGATCAACGGATTTCCTGCTCGTACCGGCCGGATCATGTTGGGCGGTGCGGTCAACAGCGACGCCGGTGTGACCGGTCAAGTCACGATTGACGAACGCAACTTCGACATCATGCGGTTCCCGCGATCGTTCAGCGATCTGTTCAGCGGCACAGCATTCCGCGGTGCCGGTCAGACGTTCCGAATCGAAATGGCACCGGGCAGCGACTTCAAACGATATACGGCCCAGTTCGTGGACCCCAACCTGTTCGGCTACCTGCCGCTAAGCATGTCGGTCAGCGGTTTCTTGTATGACCGTCGATTCAACGACTGGGACGAAGAACGGTTGGGCGGTCGCTTGGCATTCGGATATCGAATCACTCCCGACCTTTCGATCTCGTTCGGCATGACGGGACAGTCGGTTGACCTAGAAACCAACCGTACCGGCCCCGCGTTGCTGACCCAATCGGTCGGCGAGAACGAACTGTATTCAGGCGAAGTTTCGCTGACGCACGACACGCGGAATAGCCCGATCCAAGCCAGCCAGGGACACTACTTCGAGTTCAAATTCTCCGAAGCCTTCGGCGACTACGATTACGCTCGCTTCGAAACCGAATTCCGTCAGTACTGGTTGGTTCGCGAACGTGCCGACGGATCCGGAAAACAAACGCTGTCGTATTCGACCAAGGTCGGATACAGCGGCGAAGAAACCCCGATCTTCGAGAATTTCTTTGCCGGCGGTTACGCCACCATTCGCGGTTTTGATTTCCGTGGGGCTGGCCCCGTCGACCCGGTCAACGGTGTCGAACTTGGTGGGCGTTTCCAATGGCTCAACAGTGTCGAATACATGTTCCCGATCACGGCGGACGATGCCTTTCGCGGCGTCGCGTTCGTCGACTTCGGGACGGTCGAAGAGAAAGCGAAACTGGACTCCGATTCATTCCGAGTCGCACCCGGTTTGGGACTTCGCGTTGCCATTCCGATGTTGGGCCCCGCACCACTGGCGTTCGACTTTGCCTATCCGGTCACCAAAGCGGAGACCGACGATGTGCGAGTCTTCAGTTTTTACATGAGCCTAATTCGCTAA